One stretch of Chryseobacterium sp. LJ668 DNA includes these proteins:
- a CDS encoding helix-turn-helix domain-containing protein — MQHYKTLTELHLGNTWSAPEHPLFSMIGCQSECTLGNREFTTDCYVIAFKKIKSGVFMYGRTPYDHNNGSMFFAKPRQIIEMNDLEFEETGYMLMIHEDYLNGHELFKEIEKYSFFDYEVTEALHLSPKEEQIILELHEKIKGEYFNNPDEYSREIILSHISSILKYAQRFYKRQFIDRAQVTGKTASKFNDALKKYISEGQLEKNGLPNVAHLADQLFVSPRYLSDLLKQETGKTAMELIHIFLISEAKNLLRLKEKGITEIAYELGFENASYFTRLFKKQTGMKPLEFRNMNLN, encoded by the coding sequence ATGCAACATTATAAAACTTTGACCGAACTGCATTTGGGCAATACCTGGAGCGCTCCTGAACATCCGCTTTTCAGTATGATTGGCTGTCAGTCAGAATGCACTTTGGGAAATCGGGAATTCACGACAGATTGTTACGTGATTGCTTTCAAGAAAATAAAATCCGGCGTTTTTATGTATGGCAGAACGCCCTACGACCACAACAACGGCAGTATGTTTTTCGCAAAACCTCGCCAAATCATCGAAATGAATGATTTGGAATTTGAAGAGACGGGCTATATGCTAATGATTCACGAGGATTATCTCAATGGTCACGAGCTTTTCAAAGAAATAGAGAAGTACAGCTTTTTTGATTATGAAGTGACCGAAGCGTTGCATCTTTCGCCAAAAGAAGAGCAGATTATTTTGGAACTTCACGAAAAAATCAAAGGCGAATATTTCAATAATCCTGATGAATACAGTCGTGAGATTATTCTCAGTCACATTTCATCTATTCTGAAATATGCGCAACGTTTTTATAAAAGACAATTTATAGATCGTGCACAAGTGACGGGGAAAACTGCTTCTAAGTTCAATGATGCTTTGAAAAAATACATCAGTGAAGGGCAGTTGGAAAAAAACGGACTTCCGAATGTAGCACACTTGGCCGACCAGCTTTTTGTTTCGCCACGGTATTTGAGTGATTTATTGAAACAGGAAACAGGAAAAACTGCGATGGAACTGATTCATATTTTTCTAATTTCCGAAGCCAAAAATCTTTTAAGACTGAAGGAAAAAGGCATTACAGAAATTGCCTATGAATTAGGTTTTGAAAATGCTTCGTATTTTACCAGATTGTTCAAAAAACAGACGGGAATGAAACCTCTGGAATTCAGAAATATGAATTTGAATTAG
- a CDS encoding MBL fold metallo-hydrolase produces the protein MHDIKNSGYFTFPLGKLQVFIFTDGESVIENIQPTFAPNIEQAEVESFLKQRFLSTEKLTLAGNVLLVMKEDKIILIDTGCGQKLGPSSGELIENLILAGIEPEDITDIVLTHAHPDHIGGIVKADDSLAFPNAKIYLSKKEYDFWTAEHPDFSKGTQDAIADFEIQFAKHHLAMIDSEIQFYDDEAELFGFLKLENAPGHTPGHTLITISSDGEELIHIADTFQHILLVEHPEWGNQIDSDFELGIKTRQQILEKLSSNKQLFFGDHLPFPGLGFIQKTEEGYSYVPKSFYTI, from the coding sequence ATGCACGACATTAAAAATTCAGGATATTTTACATTTCCATTGGGCAAGTTACAGGTCTTTATTTTCACAGATGGAGAATCTGTGATAGAAAATATCCAGCCGACTTTTGCTCCAAATATAGAACAAGCCGAAGTTGAAAGTTTCCTGAAACAACGTTTTTTATCTACCGAAAAACTTACTTTGGCAGGAAATGTTCTTTTAGTAATGAAAGAAGATAAAATTATTTTAATTGATACCGGATGCGGACAGAAATTAGGTCCAAGCAGTGGAGAATTAATAGAAAATCTGATTTTAGCCGGAATTGAGCCCGAAGATATTACGGATATCGTTCTCACTCACGCTCATCCCGACCACATTGGCGGAATTGTAAAAGCAGACGATTCTTTGGCTTTCCCTAATGCGAAAATTTATCTTTCAAAAAAAGAATACGATTTTTGGACTGCCGAACACCCTGATTTTTCAAAAGGAACACAGGACGCTATTGCAGATTTTGAAATTCAGTTCGCCAAACATCATCTTGCAATGATTGATTCTGAGATTCAGTTTTACGACGATGAGGCAGAATTATTCGGATTTTTAAAACTTGAAAATGCACCGGGACACACTCCGGGACATACTTTAATTACAATTTCATCCGACGGAGAAGAGTTGATTCATATCGCAGATACTTTTCAGCATATTTTATTGGTGGAGCATCCGGAATGGGGAAATCAGATTGATTCTGACTTTGAATTAGGTATTAAAACCCGTCAACAGATATTGGAAAAATTATCATCAAACAAACAATTATTCTTTGGCGACCATTTGCCTTTTCCGGGTTTAGGTTTTATTCAAAAAACGGAGGAAGGTTATTCTTATGTGCCCAAATCGTTTTATACCATTTAA
- a CDS encoding SDR family oxidoreductase translates to MKKTVLITGASSGFGKASVKLFQNQGWNVIAAMRSPEKEEELKNIENLLLVKLDVTDSSSIKNAVEQGIEKFKTIDVLINSAGYGLMGVFESSDESQIQKQFEVNVFGLMNMIKVVLPAMRKQKSGVIINISSFGGVTAGPFASLYNSSKFAVEGFSEALHFELSSFGISVKIVEPGSVATNFRNGMEMIQNTIEDYNTELAAFIPKFTKRTEHLAKATTEEVAETIFEAATDNQSKLRYPIGDDAKFYIDLKNKNSEEDFLRLMHE, encoded by the coding sequence ATGAAAAAGACAGTATTAATAACAGGGGCATCATCAGGATTCGGAAAAGCATCTGTGAAATTGTTTCAAAACCAAGGCTGGAATGTCATTGCCGCAATGCGTTCTCCGGAAAAAGAAGAAGAATTAAAGAATATCGAAAATCTGCTTTTGGTAAAACTGGATGTTACAGATTCTTCCAGCATTAAAAATGCAGTTGAACAGGGAATTGAAAAGTTTAAAACAATTGATGTTCTCATCAACAGCGCGGGTTACGGTTTGATGGGCGTTTTTGAATCTTCGGATGAATCTCAGATTCAAAAGCAATTTGAGGTCAATGTTTTTGGTTTGATGAATATGATCAAGGTCGTCTTACCGGCGATGAGAAAACAAAAAAGCGGCGTTATCATCAACATTTCATCTTTCGGAGGTGTTACAGCGGGACCGTTTGCAAGTTTATACAACAGTTCAAAATTTGCCGTTGAAGGTTTTTCTGAAGCGTTGCATTTTGAATTGTCATCTTTTGGAATTTCCGTTAAAATTGTGGAACCGGGAAGCGTTGCAACCAATTTCAGAAACGGAATGGAGATGATTCAGAATACGATTGAAGATTACAATACCGAATTGGCAGCTTTCATCCCAAAGTTTACAAAACGGACGGAACATTTAGCCAAAGCGACTACAGAAGAAGTGGCGGAAACAATTTTTGAAGCTGCGACCGACAATCAATCCAAATTGAGATACCCTATTGGAGACGATGCAAAGTTCTATATCGATTTGAAAAACAAGAATTCAGAAGAGGATTTTTTAAGACTGATGCACGAGTAA
- a CDS encoding NADP-dependent oxidoreductase, which produces MKAIVLKTAGNVENLEYVELEKPSIKDGEVLVKVKAISINPVDVKSRQGKGVYGRIKEENPLILGWDISGIVEESKSETFKVGDEVFGIVNFPGHGKAYAEFVTAPANQLALKPKNISFEEASASTLVALTAYQALVHNANIQKGQNVLVHAASGGVGHIAVQLAKHLGANVTGTSSAKNKDFVLSLGADSHIDYQGFDWKSAGRTFDFVLDTIGGENIDHSLEVTKEGGSIISIPTGLNEEVTAKAEAKGVKGYFILVQSNGEDMKQIAHLLEIGAIKPHVSKTFPFEQMREAHLEQETGRTVGKIVVTL; this is translated from the coding sequence ATGAAAGCAATTGTTTTAAAAACAGCAGGAAACGTAGAAAATTTAGAATACGTTGAATTGGAAAAACCAAGCATCAAAGACGGAGAAGTTTTGGTAAAAGTAAAAGCCATCAGCATCAATCCGGTGGATGTAAAAAGCCGTCAGGGAAAAGGAGTTTACGGAAGAATCAAAGAAGAAAATCCATTGATTTTGGGTTGGGATATTTCCGGAATTGTGGAAGAAAGTAAAAGTGAAACTTTCAAAGTTGGCGATGAAGTTTTCGGAATAGTCAATTTTCCGGGACACGGAAAAGCGTATGCAGAATTTGTAACAGCTCCGGCAAATCAATTGGCTTTAAAACCAAAAAATATTTCCTTTGAAGAGGCTTCAGCAAGTACTTTGGTGGCGCTTACGGCTTATCAGGCTTTGGTTCATAATGCCAATATTCAGAAGGGTCAAAATGTTTTGGTGCACGCAGCTTCCGGAGGCGTTGGACATATCGCGGTGCAGTTGGCGAAGCATTTGGGTGCCAATGTTACCGGAACTTCTTCCGCAAAAAACAAAGATTTTGTCTTGAGTTTAGGTGCCGATTCGCACATCGATTATCAAGGTTTTGATTGGAAATCGGCAGGAAGAACTTTCGATTTCGTCTTAGATACCATTGGCGGAGAAAATATCGACCATTCTCTGGAAGTGACGAAGGAAGGCGGTTCCATTATCAGTATTCCGACCGGATTGAATGAAGAAGTAACGGCAAAAGCAGAAGCAAAAGGCGTGAAAGGTTATTTTATTTTGGTACAGTCCAATGGCGAGGATATGAAACAAATCGCTCATCTTTTGGAAATCGGAGCCATCAAACCACACGTTTCAAAAACTTTTCCTTTTGAACAAATGAGAGAAGCTCATCTTGAACAGGAAACGGGAAGAACGGTTGGTAAAATCGTAGTGACATTATAA
- a CDS encoding winged helix-turn-helix transcriptional regulator, producing the protein MAKASDNIEKKDCQEIMLPIKDALEILKGKWKLPIIVSLSFGSKRFKEISREISGITDRVLSKELKELEINYLLTRTVHDTFPPTVEYEITEHGLSLEKVIMELKDWGVEHRKKVIGN; encoded by the coding sequence ATGGCTAAAGCTTCAGATAATATTGAGAAAAAAGACTGTCAGGAAATTATGCTTCCGATTAAAGATGCTTTGGAAATTTTGAAAGGAAAATGGAAATTACCAATCATTGTTTCGTTGTCTTTTGGGAGTAAAAGATTTAAAGAAATATCCCGTGAAATTTCCGGAATTACTGACCGTGTTCTATCCAAGGAACTCAAAGAATTAGAAATCAATTATTTACTGACAAGAACTGTCCACGATACTTTCCCACCAACCGTGGAATACGAAATTACAGAACACGGCCTATCGCTGGAAAAAGTAATTATGGAACTCAAAGACTGGGGCGTGGAGCATCGTAAAAAAGTTATTGGAAATTAA
- a CDS encoding carboxymuconolactone decarboxylase family protein, producing MKTITVPGKEQLSAESQTILESVEKKMGKIPNLYATIGYSSSALKAMLETEVTLSHNSSFTAKEREAINLIVSQVNDCDYCLAAHTTIAKMRGFTEEETIAIRKAQYSDDKLNSVIKLAKSIAESKGSADDSELQNFFEAGYDEKALIDLTALIALRSFTNYVFANTQIPIDFPLAQAI from the coding sequence ATGAAAACAATTACAGTTCCAGGCAAAGAACAACTTTCAGCAGAATCCCAAACTATTCTTGAATCCGTTGAGAAAAAAATGGGTAAAATCCCGAATCTTTATGCCACAATCGGCTATTCTTCGTCAGCATTAAAAGCAATGCTGGAAACCGAAGTAACACTTTCTCACAATTCATCGTTTACGGCAAAAGAAAGAGAAGCCATCAATCTGATTGTTTCGCAGGTCAACGATTGTGATTACTGTCTGGCAGCCCACACAACGATTGCTAAAATGAGAGGATTTACAGAAGAGGAAACCATTGCCATCAGAAAAGCACAATATTCAGATGATAAATTAAATTCAGTCATAAAATTAGCGAAGTCAATTGCCGAAAGTAAAGGTTCAGCCGACGATTCTGAATTACAAAATTTCTTCGAAGCTGGTTATGATGAAAAAGCGTTGATTGATTTGACAGCCTTGATTGCTTTGAGAAGTTTTACCAATTATGTTTTTGCCAATACGCAGATTCCGATTGATTTTCCTTTGGCGCAGGCGATTTAA
- a CDS encoding L-dopachrome tautomerase-related protein produces MKTKILAVSLFLSLLNPVNAQLQKVAVSNAVWNGVTTSKDGRIFVNFPRIEGDNGMRIGEVLKNGKVIPYPNENWNNWKAGADVNEKFVRTNSLRIGPDGLLWVVDTGTPAMGQNPLAGNASKLVSINLKTNKIVQIIPLAQVSKASTFIDDLRISGNTIYLTDAGEPALIILDKTTGKGRRVLEKYHSTVDNIPIKAEGEIMKDNGGNEVRIHADQLEISPDGKWLYFQPASGPLWKVETQYLNNPKISETELESKVSLFYNTPSTGGTAIDADGNIYVSDVNLKQIIKISPDGKESLVIKDERLLWADALWIDDNGYLWIPTGQLNRLSAFQKGVNKVKFPVTIYKLKIGAKPTRN; encoded by the coding sequence ATGAAAACAAAAATACTTGCAGTGAGCCTATTTTTATCACTTTTAAATCCGGTAAATGCGCAACTACAAAAAGTGGCAGTTTCCAATGCCGTTTGGAATGGCGTTACCACCAGCAAAGATGGAAGAATATTTGTCAATTTTCCAAGAATCGAAGGCGATAACGGAATGAGAATCGGAGAAGTGTTGAAAAACGGAAAAGTAATTCCTTATCCCAATGAAAACTGGAACAACTGGAAAGCGGGAGCCGACGTGAATGAAAAGTTTGTAAGAACCAATTCTCTCAGAATAGGACCAGACGGATTGCTTTGGGTTGTAGATACCGGAACGCCGGCGATGGGACAAAATCCTTTGGCTGGAAATGCTTCAAAATTAGTTTCAATCAATCTTAAAACCAATAAAATTGTTCAAATTATTCCTTTAGCTCAAGTTTCAAAAGCTTCCACATTTATCGATGATTTGAGAATTTCGGGTAATACAATTTATCTCACGGATGCAGGAGAACCGGCGTTAATTATTTTGGATAAAACGACAGGAAAGGGAAGAAGGGTTCTGGAAAAATATCACTCCACGGTTGACAATATTCCGATAAAAGCTGAGGGAGAGATTATGAAAGACAATGGTGGAAATGAAGTCAGAATTCACGCAGACCAATTAGAAATTTCGCCCGATGGAAAATGGCTTTATTTTCAGCCTGCAAGCGGACCGCTTTGGAAAGTGGAAACACAATATCTGAATAATCCCAAAATCAGTGAAACGGAACTGGAATCAAAGGTTTCATTATTCTACAACACCCCATCAACAGGCGGAACTGCCATCGATGCAGACGGAAACATCTACGTTAGCGATGTCAATCTCAAACAAATCATAAAAATTAGTCCTGACGGAAAGGAAAGTCTGGTCATCAAAGATGAAAGATTGCTTTGGGCAGACGCTTTATGGATTGATGATAACGGCTATTTATGGATTCCAACTGGTCAATTGAATCGTCTTTCGGCATTTCAAAAAGGGGTAAATAAAGTAAAATTTCCGGTCACGATTTATAAACTGAAAATAGGAGCAAAACCAACAAGAAATTAG
- a CDS encoding alpha/beta fold hydrolase, with protein sequence MKTSSNAETQFAEINGNKIAYRTFGNGTPLFFINRFRGIIDTWDPLFVDALAEKNTVILFDYPGIGSSEGELPLDVLEVAKTVPALADYLEIDKFNVLGWSYGGLVTQSVTFQNPHRVLKTVLIGTNPPGVNEIPIEPVFFEHALKSENDLEDEYYLFFEPSSEKSRQAARESHDRIAERLDKSLIPSTPELFQRYFAGSTPFKEDKLNFRNGYRTLKTAVLIISGDHDISFATENWFPLLKNAPAMQHIIMNDAGHGPHHQYPELASGYINHFLKQSIVLMH encoded by the coding sequence ATGAAAACATCATCCAACGCAGAGACTCAATTTGCAGAAATCAATGGAAACAAAATCGCTTACCGTACGTTCGGAAACGGAACGCCATTATTTTTCATCAACAGATTCAGAGGAATTATCGACACCTGGGATCCATTATTTGTGGATGCTTTGGCAGAAAAAAATACAGTGATTCTTTTTGATTATCCTGGAATTGGAAGCTCGGAAGGTGAGTTGCCATTAGACGTTTTGGAAGTGGCTAAAACTGTTCCTGCGTTGGCAGATTATTTGGAAATTGATAAATTCAACGTTTTGGGTTGGTCTTACGGCGGGTTGGTAACGCAATCTGTAACATTCCAAAATCCACACCGTGTTTTGAAAACTGTTTTAATTGGAACCAATCCTCCGGGAGTGAATGAAATTCCTATAGAACCTGTATTTTTTGAACACGCTTTGAAGTCAGAAAATGATTTGGAGGACGAATATTATCTGTTCTTCGAGCCCTCTTCAGAAAAAAGCAGACAGGCAGCCAGAGAATCACACGATAGAATAGCTGAACGGTTGGATAAGTCATTAATTCCTTCAACACCGGAGCTTTTCCAAAGATATTTCGCGGGTTCTACTCCATTTAAAGAAGATAAATTAAACTTCCGTAATGGCTATAGAACCTTGAAAACGGCAGTTCTGATTATTTCAGGTGACCACGATATCAGCTTTGCCACCGAAAACTGGTTTCCATTATTGAAAAATGCACCAGCAATGCAACATATTATTATGAATGACGCTGGGCACGGACCGCATCATCAATATCCAGAATTGGCAAGCGGATACATTAATCATTTCTTAAAACAATCTATTGTGTTAATGCATTAG
- a CDS encoding alpha/beta fold hydrolase, with translation MGTLENLAVNAPTQYINVNGTNYAYRRFGKNTGIPIIGFQHFTGTLDNWDPIIANGLAQDREVIIFDNKGVGNSDGKTPDNVLEMTKDAIKFIKALGIEKFDVLGFSLGGFIAQYLGVQYSEMVRKIVMVGTAPQGAKVLEEFYDLIGRGSQLSPSELFLYIFFTKSEKSLSKGKETLQRLFERSKDRDKDTAEKSVMAQAKAITDWGKTSDINISEIKHPVLIIQGSNDEMMDSDTSYEIFKSIPNAVLSYYPDSAHGSFFQYPEMFVSQANQFLNNFE, from the coding sequence ATGGGAACTTTAGAAAATTTAGCAGTAAACGCACCAACACAGTACATCAATGTAAACGGAACCAACTATGCTTACCGTAGATTTGGAAAAAATACAGGTATTCCAATCATAGGTTTTCAGCACTTTACCGGAACTTTGGATAATTGGGATCCTATCATTGCCAATGGTTTGGCACAGGACAGAGAAGTGATTATTTTCGACAATAAAGGTGTAGGAAACAGCGATGGCAAAACTCCTGACAATGTTCTGGAGATGACAAAAGATGCCATTAAATTTATAAAAGCTTTAGGAATTGAAAAATTTGATGTTCTGGGTTTTTCTCTTGGAGGATTTATAGCGCAATATCTGGGCGTTCAGTACAGTGAGATGGTTAGAAAAATCGTTATGGTCGGAACAGCACCGCAAGGCGCAAAAGTATTGGAGGAATTTTATGATTTGATTGGGCGGGGGTCACAATTGAGTCCGTCTGAATTGTTCTTGTACATCTTTTTTACAAAATCTGAAAAAAGCCTTTCCAAAGGAAAAGAAACCCTGCAGCGTTTGTTTGAAAGATCAAAAGACAGAGATAAAGACACCGCTGAAAAATCAGTAATGGCACAGGCAAAAGCAATTACGGATTGGGGAAAAACGTCAGACATTAATATTTCTGAAATTAAACATCCTGTTCTTATTATTCAGGGAAGTAATGACGAGATGATGGATTCTGATACTTCATACGAAATATTCAAAAGTATTCCGAACGCAGTACTTTCTTACTATCCAGATTCGGCACACGGCTCATTCTTCCAATATCCCGAAATGTTTGTCAGCCAAGCCAATCAATTTTTAAACAACTTTGAATAA
- a CDS encoding SDR family NAD(P)-dependent oxidoreductase yields the protein MSKVIFITGASKGFGKLWAEALLKRGDKVAGTARNISALDDLKSEYGDQILPLQLDVNNRSEVFETVEKIEKHFGKIDVLINNAGFGLFGTTEETTEQQARDQMETNFFGSLWVAQAVLPIMRKQKSGHIIQVSSFLGLTTLPLLGLYNASKFAVEGLIETLGSETAHFGIKTTLIEPNGFATDWAGASAVQTSSDIADYNPVRAAFAKSGDNPDTWGKPEATVEPILDLIDNQNPPQRLLFGKIAYHVVNEVYKKRLEDIENWKEVSTSAHGH from the coding sequence ATGAGCAAAGTAATTTTTATAACAGGCGCATCAAAAGGATTTGGAAAACTATGGGCAGAAGCACTGTTGAAAAGAGGCGATAAAGTAGCAGGAACTGCAAGAAATATTTCTGCTTTGGATGACTTGAAGTCAGAATATGGCGACCAGATTTTGCCTTTACAATTGGATGTCAACAACCGTTCAGAAGTTTTTGAAACAGTAGAAAAAATCGAAAAACATTTCGGAAAAATTGATGTTTTGATTAATAATGCAGGATTCGGATTATTCGGAACGACGGAAGAGACTACTGAACAACAAGCGAGAGACCAAATGGAAACTAACTTCTTCGGTTCACTTTGGGTGGCACAGGCAGTTTTACCGATAATGAGAAAGCAAAAAAGCGGTCATATCATTCAGGTTTCAAGCTTTTTGGGATTAACGACTTTACCGCTTTTAGGATTGTACAACGCTTCAAAATTTGCTGTGGAAGGTTTGATCGAAACTTTGGGAAGTGAAACTGCTCATTTCGGAATTAAAACCACTTTGATTGAACCGAACGGTTTTGCAACAGATTGGGCCGGAGCATCAGCAGTTCAAACTTCTTCAGATATTGCGGACTACAATCCGGTGCGTGCAGCGTTTGCAAAAAGCGGAGATAATCCCGATACTTGGGGAAAACCAGAAGCTACGGTAGAACCTATTTTGGATCTTATTGATAATCAAAATCCTCCACAGAGATTATTGTTCGGTAAAATTGCTTATCACGTTGTCAATGAAGTCTATAAAAAGCGTTTGGAAGATATTGAAAACTGGAAAGAAGTGAGTACCTCGGCGCACGGACATTAA